In Candidatus Kaelpia imicola, the DNA window GGGTAGAGGAGATACAGATCTCAGGCGGCGGAGAACCGCTGATTCACCCTGATCTTTTAAAAATCGTTAAATATATAAAGATAAAGAAGATACGCTTACACCTTGTGACTAACTTTACTCTCTTCAACAAAAAACTCATAGATGAACTCTTTAAACTCCGGATAGACTATATTACTATCAGTCTCTGGGCAGGAGATGCAAAGACCTACCTTAAGACACATCCAGGTTCAAAGCCTGATATGTTTGAGAAGATAGCCGTAAACATAGAATATTTGCTTAAGAGAAGAGAGGAGGATAGACCGATTGTCAAAATATATAATGTGATATCCAAGGTAAACTATCGTAACATTCCTCAAATGCTGGATTTTGCATTAGATAGAGGGGTAGACTATCTTGAGTTTCAGTTGATGGAGCCAATAGAAGGCAAGACAGAGCATCTGGTTGTTACAAAGAAAGAGGCTCTTGATATTAATGAGATGCTTATTCGGTTTAAAGATCGCAAAGATTATGTACCGGATTTTATATCAAATGAAGATCTTGAAGTTTTTGAGTTGTCTTCACATAAAAACGAGCTTAAGGATTTTGGTAGATTTTTAAAGAAGTTCAGAAAGGGGTTCAACCTCACTAACGGCATAAGGCTGGCAAGATGCCCTGACGGAAAGTACAGCGAAAAGAGAGTACCTTATCCGCCAAAAGATGTAAGACATATAAACTATTATTTTAATCGGGATATATGCAGAGGGTGCAAGCTGCATCAAAAATGCTATAAGGAGAATAGCGAGACACCGCTTGAAGTAGATCTTTTGACGGTTTTAGGAATTGAGACTTTTCTGAGGCGTGTAGATTCAATATCCAAAGAACGCTTAAATTTAGATGGGGAGTTCGTAGATTCGCTGCCCTGTTATGTAGGATGGTATTTTACAAGGATAACCACCAGCGGTGATGTTAAACCCTGCTGCAAGGCGGAGGATATAGTGCTTGGCAATATTAAAGAGAGCCGTTTTCAGGATATATTCTCATCCAGCTCTTACAATAGGTTCCGTTATAACTGCAAGAATCTCTCTAAAAAAGAGGACTATTTCTCAACTATAGATTGCTACAGAGTCTGCGATAATCTCGGAATGAACCTAAATACCCATAGAGAGATATTGGATAATATTAGACTCAGAGACTATAGTTCTTCGGATGTTAAATACCATAAGAGAAGCATTGTAATACCGGCTAAAAGTTTTAAGTACGGTAATCTCAATAGAGATAACAACTCTTTTGGTGATGAGATAGTTGTAGATGGAGGAGCTGGTTTTGGGTATGCAGAGTACAGTATAGAGATTTCAACTCCCGGATTTTATGAACTCTATATTAGATATGCTTCCGAGATACCAAGACCTGTTGAGCTCAGGATAGACAATGAGTATCTTGGTAAAATCGCAAAAGCTACGACAGGCGGCTGGGAGAGAAAGTATCTTAAATATTCTAAAGAACTGGAGCATTATTTTGATGCAGGAATTCATAAGATAGAGATATACTCTTCTCTCTATATCCCGCACATAGAGAGATTTGAACTGAGAGTTAAAAACAGAGAGAGAGAGCTGCCTCTCTGTGACCCGTCAACGCTCTATGGTAAAAAAGCCCCCTTAGAAATAATAAAGGAATCATTTAAAACGCATGGAGCAAGACTAACTTTAAAGAGAATTTTAAAATTCTTAAAACCCGGCAATCTTATCAGCAGCTACCTGGATATTATAGGCATATTTGACTCAAAATATGCCTATAAGGGCCCTTTTCATGTCCAGATAGATCTGACCAACAACTGTAATAATGATTGTATAGGGTGCTGGTGTAATTCACCTCTCCTGGAGGAGCAGAGAATGCCCTCTGAATTAAAAAAACAGTATATACCTTTCAATACTCTCAAAGGTGTTTTAAATGAGGTAAAAGAGGTGGGTGCAAAAGAGGTCTATTATTCCGGCGGCGGAGAGCCTTTCATGCATCCTGAGATAATGGAAGTCTTAGAATATACAAAAAGGTTGGGATTGATCTGTTATGTAAACACAAATTTTACACTGCTTGACAAGAATAAGATTGATCGCCTGATAGCAATTGGAGTCGACCATCTGACAGTAAGTATTTGGGCTGGGAGTGCAGAGACTTACTCCGATACTCATCCTAATAAGAGCAAAGAGATATTCTATAAAATAAAAGAGAATCTGATATACCTTAACCGCAATAAGAATAGAGCTCCGCTGATAAAGCTTTATGAGGTAATATTCAACCTTAATTATCACGAGATAAAAGAGATGATCGATTTTGCGCGCAGCAGCTGCTGTGAATCCGTTGAATTTACTCTTATAGATACTATCCCGGGTAAGACCGGCAGACTCTCTTTAAATAAGAGGGAGAGAGAAGAGCTTTACAGTAATTGCAGCGAAATATCCAAAGAGTTAGCTCCTAACTTCAATTACAGAGGAGTTCACCTCTTCAGGTTTGATCAGTTCATGAGAAGATTGAGCGAAGATGAAGCTGTTAGAGAGGCAAAGTATGACAGGAATATCATTGACTCAATGCCTTGCTATATCGGCTGGCTCTTTGCCCGAATACTTCCGGATGGCAATATCAACACCTGCTTGAAATCGCACAGGTTTCCTGTGGGTAATATCTACGAGGGGAGCTTCCGTGAAATCTGGAATTCACCCAGACAGATATACTGCAGAGAGAAGATGCTTTGCTATGAGAAAAAGGATCCTTTCTTTAAGATTATCGGTAATGATCCAGACATAGAAGAGGCAGGATGTTATAAGAGCTGCGATGATATAGGGCGTAATCTTCACATGCATAAGAAGATTATGTCCTTAACAAAGCTGGAAAGATTAGTCTTGAGATTAATAGCCAAATATAAGAAGAAGAGCAGGATAAAAAGGAGAGACGGCCTTAAGGAGCTGAGTCAAGTTCAGATGGAAGATAAGGTAAGAGCAGGTATTATAACCTCCAGGAAGGCTTTTCAGGGGCCGGAGCATATTGTTATGGATTTAACCAACAGGTGTCAGTTGAGGTGTAACGGCTGCTGGCTCTACTCTCCTCTTCTTAAGACAAACAAGCCTTCGTCAGAATGGTTAAATAAGGAGATCCCGCTATATAGCGCTAAAAGCTTCATAAGAGAAGCAATAGCTATGGGGCTTAAGATAATACGTTTTACAGGCGGAGGAGAACCTCTGCTTTATAAAGGGGTCTTTGAATTGATTGAGATAGCCAAGTCAAACGGTGTTAAGACCTGTCTTACGAGCAATTTTTACGGTTTAGATAAAGAGAGAGTGAAAAGGCTTGCAGATTTAAATCTGGATGAACTTGCTTTGAGTATCTGGGCCCCGGACCCCCAGACTTACGCTCTGCTGCATCCCGGGACAGAGAGAGAAGATTTTCTTAAGATAAAAGAGGGTATAGCCCTCTTTAACTCTATTAAGGCTAAAGATACCAAGGTTACAATAGCGAATGTCATTAGCAGCCAGAATTTTAAGAAGATAAAAGAGATGGTCGATTTTGCTTTAGAGACAAGGTCGGATGCTCTATATTTCACTCTCGTAGATACATTTAAGGGGGAGACCGATACCCTGCTTTTAAAAGAAGATCAGCTTGTGCAATTGAATTCTGATCTTAAAAGTATTCTCTCCTCTCTTAAAGATAATAGAATAGAGATAGAGAACCTTAATGGTTT includes these proteins:
- a CDS encoding radical SAM protein, whose amino-acid sequence is MKVALLNMPWKCHGLWGVRAGSRWPHLRDPNNERDYLPYPFFLGYAAALLKKNGFSAVLIDAIAEQIEMPDFIRALEEERPDLIVAETSTPSLDYDLSLAQRIRDIAPIAFCGPEQNIRDVDFLKERDFIDYVLIGEYENILLSLASALRDRRPLSKVKGIIYRENGRIVKNGQADLIKELDTLPWPQREGLFMEHYVDAPGGMPLPSAQMWTSRGCPFKCIFCLWPHIMYHGNTYRIRDIFNVVDEMEYLIKERCFKSIYIDDDTANVNKKFLMGIAAEIKRRKLKFPWAIMARPDLMDRELLFSLRQAGLYSVKYGVESSSQRLIKNANKNMDLKYALKMIRLTHSLGIKTHLTFTFGLPGETKKTIERTIDLACELNPYSVQFSLTTPFPGTSYFKSLKEKGWIEPDDWSSFDGHKASIVNLTGLKSEELERSLFKAYRVWNQSKRDSLLKKTKIEEIKSFWNYLNLYGVKFALQKKSSYLHVKQQLKAEEGSRQQQAENNAVLKGILSGHTTYSGPKIAVIDITNKCNLNCIGCWLYSPYLKGVKRERLEEELDLNTIKDVVDELHKGGVEEIQISGGGEPLIHPDLLKIVKYIKIKKIRLHLVTNFTLFNKKLIDELFKLRIDYITISLWAGDAKTYLKTHPGSKPDMFEKIAVNIEYLLKRREEDRPIVKIYNVISKVNYRNIPQMLDFALDRGVDYLEFQLMEPIEGKTEHLVVTKKEALDINEMLIRFKDRKDYVPDFISNEDLEVFELSSHKNELKDFGRFLKKFRKGFNLTNGIRLARCPDGKYSEKRVPYPPKDVRHINYYFNRDICRGCKLHQKCYKENSETPLEVDLLTVLGIETFLRRVDSISKERLNLDGEFVDSLPCYVGWYFTRITTSGDVKPCCKAEDIVLGNIKESRFQDIFSSSSYNRFRYNCKNLSKKEDYFSTIDCYRVCDNLGMNLNTHREILDNIRLRDYSSSDVKYHKRSIVIPAKSFKYGNLNRDNNSFGDEIVVDGGAGFGYAEYSIEISTPGFYELYIRYASEIPRPVELRIDNEYLGKIAKATTGGWERKYLKYSKELEHYFDAGIHKIEIYSSLYIPHIERFELRVKNRERELPLCDPSTLYGKKAPLEIIKESFKTHGARLTLKRILKFLKPGNLISSYLDIIGIFDSKYAYKGPFHVQIDLTNNCNNDCIGCWCNSPLLEEQRMPSELKKQYIPFNTLKGVLNEVKEVGAKEVYYSGGGEPFMHPEIMEVLEYTKRLGLICYVNTNFTLLDKNKIDRLIAIGVDHLTVSIWAGSAETYSDTHPNKSKEIFYKIKENLIYLNRNKNRAPLIKLYEVIFNLNYHEIKEMIDFARSSCCESVEFTLIDTIPGKTGRLSLNKREREELYSNCSEISKELAPNFNYRGVHLFRFDQFMRRLSEDEAVREAKYDRNIIDSMPCYIGWLFARILPDGNINTCLKSHRFPVGNIYEGSFREIWNSPRQIYCREKMLCYEKKDPFFKIIGNDPDIEEAGCYKSCDDIGRNLHMHKKIMSLTKLERLVLRLIAKYKKKSRIKRRDGLKELSQVQMEDKVRAGIITSRKAFQGPEHIVMDLTNRCQLRCNGCWLYSPLLKTNKPSSEWLNKEIPLYSAKSFIREAIAMGLKIIRFTGGGEPLLYKGVFELIEIAKSNGVKTCLTSNFYGLDKERVKRLADLNLDELALSIWAPDPQTYALLHPGTEREDFLKIKEGIALFNSIKAKDTKVTIANVISSQNFKKIKEMVDFALETRSDALYFTLVDTFKGETDTLLLKEDQLVQLNSDLKSILSSLKDNRIEIENLNGFIERLNSNNRFGNYDRERIDRVSCYVGWYFLRILADGSAVPCCRGVDYIMGNINISSLSDIWYSRKYDGFRHRAKNFKKDHPFFMKMDCYKECDNFMHNEQVHERVSRK